From the genome of Streptomyces ficellus:
TTGCCGGGGGCGATCCGCCGCTGGGTGAGGTCGTCGCGCAGCGCGGCGGCCACCCGGAGGTAGAGCGGAAGTGCCGCGGGGGTCTGGGGCTCAGCCATGTTCAACCCTCAATTTCCTTCGCTCACAGTAGTCGAGCGTGCCGTTCGGGTGAGCAATCCCTATCATTGGTCTAAACCTCTAGGGAAGGGGGTGCCGGGCCTTCCCGCCCACTCTGGCCGAATCGGATTCACCGTCCGGCGCCCGGGTACCCGGGCCGCGCCCCCGCAGGAGCCGGCGAAGGGAAACGCACGATGAGGGCCGTGACATGGCAGGGAAAGCGCGACGTACGGGTCGAGACGGTGCCCGACCCGAAGATCGAAGAGCCGACCGATGCGATCATCAAGGTCACGTCCACCGGGCTGTGCGGCTCGGACCTCCACCTGTACGAGGTCCTCACCCCCTTCATGACCCCCGGTGACATCCTCGGCCACGAGCCGATGGGCATCGTGGAGGAGGCCGGCCCCGAGGTACCGGGCCTCAAGCCGGGCGACCGTGTGGTCGTCCCGTTCCAGATCGCCTGCGGGCGCTGCTGGATGTGCACCTCGGGGCTGCCGACCCAGTGCGAGACCACCCAGGTGACCGAGGAGGGCATGGGCGCCGCGCTCTTCGGCTACACCAGGCTGTACGGTGCCGTGCCCGGCGGCCAGGCCGAATACCTGCGCGTCCCGCAGGCCCACTTCGGCCCTGTCAAGGTCCCCGAGGGCCCGGCCGACGACCGTTTCCTGTACCTGTCCGACGTCCTGCCCACCGCCTGGCAGGCCGTCCAGTACGCCGACGTCCCCCCGGGCGGCTCGGTCGCCGTCCTCGGGCTCGGCCCCATCGGCGACATGTGCTGCCGTATCGCCCTCCACCAGGGCGCCGCCCAGGTCATCGGCGTCGACCTCGTACCCGAACGCCTCCAGCGCGCCCGCGAGCGCGGCGTCGAGGTGTTCGACCTGAACGCCTTCGACAAGGACGACGACCTCGTCGAGGCC
Proteins encoded in this window:
- a CDS encoding zinc-dependent alcohol dehydrogenase; the encoded protein is MRAVTWQGKRDVRVETVPDPKIEEPTDAIIKVTSTGLCGSDLHLYEVLTPFMTPGDILGHEPMGIVEEAGPEVPGLKPGDRVVVPFQIACGRCWMCTSGLPTQCETTQVTEEGMGAALFGYTRLYGAVPGGQAEYLRVPQAHFGPVKVPEGPADDRFLYLSDVLPTAWQAVQYADVPPGGSVAVLGLGPIGDMCCRIALHQGAAQVIGVDLVPERLQRARERGVEVFDLNAFDKDDDLVEAVKDRTAGRGPDAVIDAVGTEAHGSPVARTQQNAAGLLPKAWAAKLHQKVGADRLAALYLAIALVRRGGTISLSGVYGGAADPMPMLTMFDKQLQLRMGQANVRRWVDDILPLLTDADPLGVDDFATHHVPLSDAPHAYKMFQEKRDGAVKVVMRP